The segment AATATGAGTTCTGGGACAGTCTTGAATCCTGTGAGTGTCCGTTTCTAATACGTATGTTTGTTTCAGGTGGAAATAAAAGTTGAGAATATCGAAGATTGTGAGCCAGACATGACTATTACATCTCAACCTGAAGAAGACAATGTATTTATTGAGCCGGAAGTTTTAACATACCCCAGCAAGAAGACTTCCTCCCATGGACTGAATTCGGTTCCTGTAAGTTGCTTTCGTTCGTTTTTTCCTTGATTGTGCTAGTTAAACAAGAGATGAcctatttaatgttataaattaggCATGACAAAAATGATTGCTCGGATTGCTACCTGTTGAGTGAGAGACTCAGGTAGCAAATGTTTGAACATTACTGCGGTATGCCCAGGCTGCCTTGAAGTGAATTTATCGACACTCACTTGCTCCGATGTGGTTGTAAGTGATGAATTAATGCCTGTGTTATAACCGAAGAATAtatctatttcaaataaatttatacgttaaaccttttttgttcttcaaGGCCCTTATTTTTAGCTGTAGAATTATGGAATTTTTCTCATTTTgagtatataattaatacacatttcctagctttttagtttttttaaatatttttatgggtcattcagaaaaaatctcaaattttgtTGTACAATGCAACACAATCAAAAATAAGGGCTTGAAACTGCATGACGTTTAAAATGATTCTTAACCCTTATAAGTCAAAATAGCGTTGATGGCCGGCGGCTACAATAATTAGCCGTGATCATAATGGCGTTCGTGGCCGACGGCTACAATAGGTACAATAGGCCGTCCATTATTTCCGGTTTACTGGCCAATAAACTTTCCAAATGCCACCAACcatgatattttcttgtttgggGTTAGGTGGGCTTCATGAGTAAATGCAAACACTGCCGTTTCTTGCATCATTTCTCTTATTAATAAATCTATGCATTTCGATGAAATCATCTGTCTTACTACAACGGCGTTGTGGTGTATAGGTTAAAGTTGTtgtggttatattttgttgatgcAATTCAGTAATTTTGTGCGATGTTATAGGTATTTCTGAGTATTTGCAGTGAACTATTAAGTGTAAATATGAGCTAAAGAACGAGAGGCAAATCACCTACAAGTGAAAACACTGTAGTAAACAATTTACTTGCTAGTGGTACTGGTGTTCAGTTTATTGACGGTGTTGGAAATCACAAATGctaaagaaactttttattaaccaaacaatgtaaatatgcctaataataataattttaaaactttttaattactaacagtgttttgtgtttatattgtaTGGATTCTTGTGAGTTGTATGAAGAAAAAAGATGTTTTGTGTATAAACTGAAGACAAGACTAGCTTTTCTACAATTTTTCACAAATAAGCCGCAGTTGCAGATTTTGAATAATTCGTGCCTAATTCACTTCTATTATTGTTAAGCACTTTAAAATTGGcatgtttgttgtaaataatatgtagttttagaaaatatgtgtTTACTTGGGTGCAAAAAcaatcttttgaattttttatgaggtgttaaaaccaaaaaaagtaaattacacttacaaattttacatacaaacatgtatgtaaaaaatatttttttattttatatgaccaACCTTATAGTTTCCTGTTAAAgcctataattttacaaacaaattaaaaaaagaattatcagTTTTTACTAAGCAATATGGAAGTTAcagcttatttactaaaactatgcaaaaaggaacaaaaatagcCTGGCCTTCAAGGTCCCTGAGCAATATCAGGAGCTGGCCTCTGAGACTAGTGCAACTCAATTGGTCATTGGCCTTAAAAGGGTTAAAGGGAAAAATGAAAAGAGTTTTACTACAGTTGGCTTTTAATGATATAGAGTTAGAAGATGCTATTGGGTTCAGGGACATTCAAAGAGGGGAACGACTGGGGGCAAGCTGCCCCTGGTGCAGTGGTTTATAGGCTGTAGGAGGGGGCACCGTGGCCTTGGGCTGATAACACAGCAACAAGCATGGTAACAACACAGCCGCAATATACATTTACTTGTACTATAATATGGAATTGAAATATGTGCCTTAATaagatttatattgttataattaattgtagaaaTGATAACGTTAATATGTTTACTTCTTGTATTTAAGTTAGTGGGGGGAGGGGGACGCTGAGGCTATGATTGCCCCTGGCGTTACTAACCCTAGGAACGGCCCTGGGAagttaaatgaaaaactaaaataattgaatattgttttaggTAATTATGGAGTCTGTGATCGGTACTGAGAAAAAGTCCAGCAGTCGCAAAACCTGTGCCATGACCGGTTGTGAAGTCAACCAAGCCCGTTCTCCTGgtgtgcatttttttaaattccctgtTTCCAGACAAGAGATTTGTGAGCAGTGGGTGGCCAGCTGTGGGAACGAAGCTCTCGGTTCTCTAACTAAAGCGGCACTTCGAGCCAAATTAGTGTGTGAAAAACACTTCACAAATGATAGTTTCACGAGCACTCTAAAGACAAGGCTAAAAATAAATGCAATCCCGACAACTGTGGAAACTTGTTCTTCTCCAACAACACCTTTATTAGAAGAAGTGACCTCGTTGCCGCAATCTTTGAAAGAAACGCCGTTTACCCCTCCTGTGTGTAGGACAGAATCCAAAAACCAAGAGTTCTCTTCAAGACCCATGCACTCCACTGTACAAAATGTATAGAAGGGTAAAAAAACGGAGACTAATGCCAAAAAAAACTGATTCATCtggaaaacaaaaagtttttaaaaaactgcaCATGAAATTAAACTCAAAGAAGTTAAAACAGGCTCTAGAGAGAAGGAAGGAAAAGCCCCAGAATGCATCAAGCGATGTAGTATTACAGGCGCTACAATCCTGTCCGCCAGAAAAGGTAGTAACTTTTTTTGTGTCCACACAAATTTTACGTAGAGTTGGAGTACACTGTAGTATTTGTTCTTAGACTAATCATAATTAAAACTAGTTGTGTTACTATGGGAGAGATGAGGGGGATAGAACTCTCCAAGAGttctaaaaaaattttctgaAGTACAGAAGTCAAACTTTTTCTTAGAATTAGGTCTAtctagttttaaaacatttatattttattgaaattcatgCCATACACCCACACCCACATGGTGTGAAGTGTTTTTAAATCAGATTCATCCCCTCAAAGCCAAGTCTTAGTTACACTACTGGTTTTAGTCATATTTAGtgttgtttgtaacattttatcagAAGTATTTGTTTTTCAGATTAGTCCATTtctgtttttaaacattacatgtttttgtACCTTgcattttttgtgatttttgtaAATTCATATAGTTTTGAAtcgtagtgtttaaaaaaaataaaccggGTCTTTAATATCATCTGGCCTACCCTGGGGCAACATTAGACATAATATGGCAGATTTTACTGTAGATAGAATAAATATGAAaggttttaatgtaatttaaaacatttttcctttaCTGctgtatagtatttaaattttgttttcaaaaaaggagAAATCATGTATACAGCCAGATTATGAATACTGAATTTTATATTTGCAGgctaaatattaatgtaaaattacattggtattttcattttaatatagttttcaattgttaaaactaaaaatttaaaatagtggtatACCATTTCTTAACCATATATTTGTACGTATTGCATATTTTTTAGATCAACATAACAGTAACATAACATAATAGTATTGTGATTGGCGTAAAAGCGGAATTTTGATTCATTTGGATTACCTCAATCCATCAAAATATTTCATggatataaacaaatttatatttataaatatggatattataatattttatgaaaagacagatcaaatttgaagaaaatgtgACAAAATTAGCAGACCAAACTTGATCAACTTTACTCACATTGTCAGATTTCAATAACCCAAATCAAACCATGTCATGTAATTTTTGGTGTTGaggtgttttcttttaaaatataagggCTATTTAGA is part of the Homalodisca vitripennis isolate AUS2020 chromosome 8, UT_GWSS_2.1, whole genome shotgun sequence genome and harbors:
- the LOC124367567 gene encoding uncharacterized protein LOC124367567, whose translation is MTITSQPEEDNVFIEPEVLTYPSKKTSSHGLNSVPVEIKVENIEDCEPDMTITSQPEEDNVFIEPEVLTYPSKKTSSHGLNSVPVIMESVIGTEKKSSSRKTCAMTGCEVNQARSPGVHFFKFPVSRQEICEQWVASCGNEALGSLTKAALRAKLVCEKHFTNDSFTSTLKTRLKINAIPTTVETCSSPTTPLLEEVTSLPQSLKETPFTPPVCRTESKNQEFSSRPMHSTVQNV